Proteins encoded together in one Zonotrichia leucophrys gambelii isolate GWCS_2022_RI chromosome 1, RI_Zleu_2.0, whole genome shotgun sequence window:
- the CAPN5 gene encoding calpain-5 encodes MFSSVKPYENQRYASLKKECQRRKQLFEDPLFPANDDSLFYKSRIQGIQWKRPKEICNDPRLFVDGISSHDLHQGQVGNCWFVAACSSLASRESLWQKVIPDWKEQEWNPEKPESYVGIFHFQFWRFGQWLDVVIDDRLPTLHNQLIYCHSNSRNEFWCALVEKAYAKLSGCYEALDGGNTADALVDFTGGVSEPIDLTEGDYIADEAKRNLLFERVLKVHNRGGLISCSIKATSAADMEARLACGLVKGHAYAVTDVRKVRLGHGLLSFFKSEKLDMIRMRNPWGEREWNGPWSDTSEEWQKVSKSEREKMGMTVEDDGEFWMTFEDFCKYFTDIIKCRLINTSYLSIHKTWEEAVLHGAWTRSSDPLKNRSGGCINHKDTFLQNPQYVFDVKKAEDEVLISIQQKPKRTSHKEGKGENLAIGFDIHKVELNRNYRMHTLQQKVASSIYINSRSVFLRTDLKEGRYVIIPTTFDPGHEGEFLLRIFTDVPSDCRELTLDEPPHTCWSGMCGYPQVVSQIHVLAAAGLKNQDSQGGADPYVIIKCEGQKVRSPVQKNTVSPEFDVKGLFYRKKPGQPIIVQIWNHNLISDEFLGQVVLTGDPSDRQSVHTLHLQDRGNRRSNDLPGTIAVMLLSSNVLTNV; translated from the exons ATGTTTTCCTCAGTGAAGCCCTACGAGAACCAGCGCTACGCCTCGCTGAAGAAGGAGTGCCAGCGGCGGAAGCAGCTCTTCGAGGACCCGCTCTTCCCCGCCAACGACGACTCCCTCTTCTACAAGTCAAGGATTCAGGGCATCCAGTGGAAGCGACCCAAA GAAATCTGCAATGATCCACGTCTCTTTGTGGATGGGATCAGCTCCCATGACTTGCACCAGGGCCAGGTTGGGAACTGCTGGTTCGTGgctgcctgctcctccctggcGTCCCGGGAGTCTCTGTGGCAGAAG GTCATCCCAgactggaaggagcaggagtggAACCCTGAGAAGCCCGAGAGCTACGTGGGGATCTTCCACTTCCAGTTCTGGCGTTTTGGTCAGTGGCTGGATGTGGTGATCGATGACCGCCTGCCCACACTCCACAATCAGCTCATCTACTGCCACTCCAACTCCAGGAATGAGTTCTGGTGTGCCTTGGTGGAGAAAGCTTATGCCAA GTTGTCAGGCTGTTACGAGGCACTGGATGGAGGCAACACAGCTGATGCCCTGGTGGATTTCACTGGTGGGGTCTCTGAGCCTATTGACCTGACCGAAGGGGACTACATCGCTGATGAAGCCAAGCGCAACCTCCTCTTTGAGCGCGTGTTGAAGGTGCACAACAGGGGAGGCCTCATCAGCTGCTCCATCAAA GCCACATCAGCAGCTGACATGGAGGCTCGCCTGGCCTGCGGACTGGTGAAGGGCCACGCGTACGCGGTGACGGACGTGCGGAAGGTCCGTCTGGGCCACGGCCTTCTGTCCTTCTTCAAGTCGGAGAAGCTGGACATGATCCGCATGCGCAACCCGTGGGGCGAGCGGGAATGGAACGGCCCTTGGAGTGACAC CTCTGAGGAGTGGCAGAAAGTGAGTAAAAGTGAGAGGGAGAAGATGGGAATGACAGTGGAAGATGATGGAGAGTTCTG GATGACCTTTGAAGATTTCTGCAAATACTTCACGGATATCATCAAGTGCCGTCTGATCAACACCTCCTACCTGAGCATCCACAAGACCTGGGAGGAGGCAGTGCTGCACGGGGCATGGACCAGAAGCAGTGACCCCTTGAAAAACCGCTCCGGAGGCTGCATCAACCACAAGGACACTTTTCTGCAGAACCCCCAA TATGTGTTTGATGTGAAGAAGGCAGAAGACGAAGTGCTGATCTCCATCCAGCAGAAGCCCAAAAGGACCAGTCACAAAGAGGGCAAAGGAGAGAATTTGGCCATAGGCTTTGATATCCATAAG GTGGAGCTGAATAGGAACTACCGGATGCACACGCTGCAGCAGAAGGTGGCCAGCTCCATCTACATCAACTCCCGCAGTGTCTTCCTGAGGACAGACCTGAAGGAAGGCCGCTACGTCATCATCCCCACCACTTTTGACCCCGGTCACGAAGGCGAGTTCCTTCTCAGGATTTTCACAGACGTGCCTTCAGATTGCCG AGAGCTGACCCTGGATGAGCCACCACACACCTGCTGGAGTGGGATGTGTGGCTACCCACAAGTGGTATCCCAGATCCATGtccttgctgcagctgggctcaaGAATCAGGACTCCCAAGGAG gAGCTGATCCTTATGTGATCATCAAGTGTGAAGGGCAGAAGGTTCGCTCTCCAGTGCAGAAGAACACGGTATCACCAGAGTTCGATGTGAAGGGGCTCTTCTACCGCAAGAAGCCAGGACAACCCATCATTGTTCAG ATCTGGAACCACAACTTGATAAGCGACGAGTTCTTGGGCCAAGTGGTGCTCACGGGGGATCCCAGCGACCGGCAGTCGGTGCACACGCTGCACCTGCAGGACAGGGGGAACAGGAGGTCCAACGACCTCCCTGGAACCATTGCTGTgatgctgctcagcagtaacGTCCTCACTAATGTCTGA
- the OMP gene encoding olfactory marker protein produces the protein MAAGAETLELPFTCDEQLTRRMRLRFQSLQQRNMRAQDGERLLHPNEHIFRVDFIQQHQLRFLRWDMQLERPGKVTVTGTSQLWTPDLTHLMNRQLLEPVGIFWKKPGTEEVECNEADAQEFGERIAELAQIRKVMYFLLTFTGGLEPAQLKGSIVFKA, from the coding sequence aTGGCGGCTGGGGCAGAGACGCTGGAGCTGCCCTTCACCTGCGACGAGCAGCTGACGCGGCGCATGCGGCTGCGgttccagagcctgcagcaaaGGAACATGAGGGCCCAGGACGGGGAGAGGCTGCTGCACCCCAATGAGCACATCTTCCGAGTGGATttcatccagcagcaccagctgcgCTTCCTCCGCTGGGACATGCAGCTGGAGAGACCCGGCAAGGTCACGGTGACGGGCACCTCCCAGCTCTGGACTCCTGACCTCACCCACCTGATGAACcggcagctgctggagccagtggGAATCTTCTGGAAGAAGCCGGGGACCGAGGAGGTGGAATGCAATGAGGCAGATGCCCAGGAGTTTGGGGAGAGGATAGCAGAGCTAGCCCAGATCCGCAAGGTTATGTATTTTCTCCTCACTTTCACTGGCGGCCTCGAACCAGCTCAGCTGAAAGGCTCCATTGTTTTTAAAGCCTGA